The nucleotide window CATCCAGCATGGCGCGGATGGGCGCGGGGTCAATCTCGCGCATGACGCGGCCAATAAACTGCATCTGGCGGCGGCGGCCTTCGTGGTCGCCTATGCGGGCGTAAAGTTGCAGCGCTTCCCTGAGGTCTGCGGGCAGGTCAAGGTTTTTGACTTCCTGCGGGCCAAGGCGCGTCAGTTCTTCGCCCATGTTTTGCAGGGCAAGGCTCTGGCGTTTTTTTTCAGAGCGGCTGGGCGGCAAGTCAAAGCCTTCCGCCTCATCGCTGGATTTCCATTGGTACTGTTTTTTGCGCGGCATTGCCTCTCCGTCAGATATAGATGCCCAGCAACACGCCAGCCAGTACGACCGGCGAAATGATGCCGTTGATGGTAAAAAAGGCCGTATTCACGTGGCGCAGATCCTGCGGTTTCATGAGCCTGTGTTCCACAAGCAGCATGACGCTGATGCCGAACCACACCACGTACCAGGGCCAGGAAAGCCCGGCGGCAAAGCCCGCCAGCAGCAGAAAGATGGACGTCATGGCATGCGAAAACGCGGCCAGCGTCAGGGCCGTGTCCGGCCCGAAAGAAGCAGGCACGGAATGCAGCTCAAAGGCCACGTCAAAATCCATGTCCTGAAAAGCATAATAGATGTCAAATGCCGCGACCCAGAAAGTGACGGCCCAGAACAGCAGCACAGGCGCAAGGCCAAGGCTTGCGGGATTGACCGAGAGCCAGCCAGCCAGCGGAGCCAGCCCCAGCGTCGCGCCCAGCCAGAAGTGGCACAGGGCCGTAAAGCGCTTGAGCAGGCTGTAGATGGCCGCAAACAGCAGCGCAGGCACGGAAAGCCACAGGCAGACTGTGTTCAGCGCCGCGCAGGAGCCAATAAAGATAACTGCCATGAGCGTGCAGAAGGCCCATGTCTGCCCCTTGCTGATAACGCCCGTTACCAGGGGGCGCCCCTGTGTGCGCGGGTTGTCGCGGTCAAAGGGCAGATCGGCCAGCCGGTTGAAGGCCATGGCGAATGAGCGCGCCGCGATCATGCCGATGGTCAGAAAAATCAGGCTGCGCGCAGAGGGCAGGCCGCGTGCTGCCAATACCGCCCCTGCCCAGGCGTAGGGCAGCGCAAAAATGGAATGCTCAATCTTGATCATCCGGCAAATGTCGCCAAACTGGCCAAAAGGCGTGGAAAGCCTCATGCCGGAACGCGGAAAAAAGCCCATGTGTTCTCCTTAACCGCCGCAGTCGGCGGGGTCGCCCTGCAATTTGGCAAGGGCGTGGGGCAGGGCGGGCAGTACGGCGGCAAGGTTTTCCACAACGGCCTTGCGGCTGCCCGGCAGGTTAATGATGATGCTTTGCCCCAGCGTGCCCGCTGCCGCCCGCGAAATAACCGCGTGGGGCGTTTTGGCAAGGCTGGCGGCCAGCATGGCCTGAGTAAAGCCCGGCAAGGGCGTATCGAGCAGGGCGGCAGTGGTTTGCGGCGTGATATCTCGCGCCGAAAGCCCGGTGCCGCCGGTGGTGCAGATAAGGTCAAAACCCTGGCTCAGGGCAAGCTCCGTCAGCAGGGCGCGCAGTTGCGCGGCTTCATCCGGCAGCAAAAATCCCTGGCTGTGGCTCAGCGGCATGGCGGAGCCGACCATTTCGGCAATGGCGGGGCCGCTCAAATCCAGCCGCTGGCCGCGCGCGCCTTTGTCCGACAGGGTTATCCAGGCAAGGCTGTAGCCGGTTTTTCTGGCGGTTACTTCCAGCGGGCCTTCGGGCAGATCCGTCAGGGCAGTCAACAGCAGGCACTGCACCGCGTGGCTTGCCTGCCACGGTTTCTCCCCGTTGCCGCCGGGGTTTGCCACGTTGGGCAGCAGGGGAATCCATGCGCGCCCCGTAACCTTGAGCAGGGCTGTGCCGCA belongs to Desulfovibrio desulfuricans DSM 642 and includes:
- a CDS encoding UbiA-like polyprenyltransferase, which produces MGFFPRSGMRLSTPFGQFGDICRMIKIEHSIFALPYAWAGAVLAARGLPSARSLIFLTIGMIAARSFAMAFNRLADLPFDRDNPRTQGRPLVTGVISKGQTWAFCTLMAVIFIGSCAALNTVCLWLSVPALLFAAIYSLLKRFTALCHFWLGATLGLAPLAGWLSVNPASLGLAPVLLFWAVTFWVAAFDIYYAFQDMDFDVAFELHSVPASFGPDTALTLAAFSHAMTSIFLLLAGFAAGLSWPWYVVWFGISVMLLVEHRLMKPQDLRHVNTAFFTINGIISPVVLAGVLLGIYI
- a CDS encoding MogA/MoaB family molybdenum cofactor biosynthesis protein; this translates as MNILLHVHACKRGQCLPLLPVAATDSDFCRSHGLMTPEPWAMPHLRVGTCFCGACGTALLKVTGRAWIPLLPNVANPGGNGEKPWQASHAVQCLLLTALTDLPEGPLEVTARKTGYSLAWITLSDKGARGQRLDLSGPAIAEMVGSAMPLSHSQGFLLPDEAAQLRALLTELALSQGFDLICTTGGTGLSARDITPQTTAALLDTPLPGFTQAMLAASLAKTPHAVISRAAAGTLGQSIIINLPGSRKAVVENLAAVLPALPHALAKLQGDPADCGG